A part of Isachenkonia alkalipeptolytica genomic DNA contains:
- a CDS encoding PolC-type DNA polymerase III, with product METYTLQDFFEKFQITGEASFANYRVQKVVMHRKQGKMDLHLRSEKIGLEDSLFLYLHQLKEKLALKKDIELQLEYDGGEQDFEKILEENRENLFFILRRNLPFCKDFLKREDLSYQLTGEQLSIKINEGLIADKARQRKVNKKIEAFFLETFRKKITCEILAPNVEFNLNEYHQTLKVEEESLAKELDAQEPSKPAKANGSSGKAKGPAGKGGNVILGKSIPLNTEITKLSDLEEHHDKVTVDVEVFDFEYKELRSGKKVYILQTTDYSNSITVKFFEGKKMSVVPEEVINKGDTFWIRGDIVFDKFLKENILMAWDINTVKKIVKGDESKEKRVELHLHTQMSSMDGMTNISRMVKRAKEWGHKAIAVTDHGVLQAFPEAMGAAKEHDMKVIYGLEGYVVNDSEPLVTGEMSHHFDQDFVVFDLETTGLSSNNDGITEIAGVKIRGGEIIDTFSSLVNPEKNISPKITEITGITNEMVRHERTVDQVLPEFLKFAQGSCLVAHNADFDMGFVRGKAKKLGLTVENSVADTLTLSRVLLKDLKRHKLNLVAKHLDVPLENHHRALDDAEATGKIFIKLMNRMKEQGIETLGAINDQLGKRVDFKKSRSYHIVILAKNLQGLKNLYQLVSASHIDYFYKKPRIPKSLIRKHREGLILGTACEAGELYQSILKNDPPEKVAAIAKEYDFLEVQPLENNRFLVDKGFLRSTGELENINKRIIALGDKHDKPVVATGDVHFLNKEDEVYRRVLMTGQGFDDADKQPPLHFKTTEEMLRDFSYLPGEKAKEIVIENPSMIADSVEAIKPIPEGTFPPEIEGSEENLREMCYNKAKRIYGDPVPELVINRLDQELNSIISNGYAVLYVISQKLVTKSLEDGYLVGSRGSVGSSFAATMSDITEVNPLPPHYVCDRCQHSEFFTDGSYASGFDLPDKQCPKCEHELTKEGHDIPFEVFLGFEGDKEPDIDLNFAGEYQSVAHQYTEDLFGKGKVFRAGTIGTIADKTAYGFIRKYLDEKEIISNRAEINRLVSGCTGVKRTSGQHPGGVMIVPRDKDIHDFCPIQYPANDSKSGIITTHFDYNAISGRLLKLDILGHDGPTVIKMLEDLTGTDALKWPLDEAKVLSLFTGTKEIGVDPKELGCPVGTLGIPEFGTKFVRQMLVDTQPTTFGELVRISGLSHGTDVWLNNAQDLVRKEVVELKDVISTRDDIMNYLILKGLPSKLSFKIMEKVRKGKGITEEEEATMVENQVPDWYIDSCKKIKYMFPKAHAAAYVMMSFRIACYKVYHPEAFYATYFTTKAEDFDAGLVVKGVEAMKERIKEIESMGNDATAKEKNLLTVLEVSLEMYLRGIELLPVDLYKSDSDRFQVLEGKLLPPLKSLQGVGENAAKNIVAGRKQGEFLSVQDLVQKTKVSKTVIEALKENRCILDLPETNQLSLF from the coding sequence ATGGAGACCTACACACTACAAGACTTCTTTGAAAAATTTCAGATCACCGGGGAGGCGTCCTTTGCTAACTACCGGGTTCAAAAAGTGGTGATGCATCGAAAACAGGGGAAGATGGATCTTCATTTGCGAAGTGAAAAAATCGGACTGGAGGACAGTTTGTTTTTATATCTGCATCAACTGAAGGAAAAGCTGGCCCTGAAAAAGGATATCGAACTCCAGCTGGAATATGACGGAGGAGAACAGGATTTCGAGAAAATCCTGGAGGAGAACCGGGAGAATTTATTTTTCATCCTACGACGAAATCTTCCCTTCTGTAAGGATTTTTTAAAACGGGAGGACTTGTCTTATCAACTGACGGGAGAACAACTGAGTATCAAAATTAACGAAGGGCTGATCGCTGACAAGGCTCGGCAGCGGAAGGTGAACAAAAAAATTGAAGCTTTTTTTCTGGAAACCTTTCGTAAAAAGATCACCTGTGAGATATTAGCGCCCAATGTGGAGTTTAACCTGAACGAGTATCATCAGACCCTGAAGGTGGAAGAGGAGAGCCTGGCCAAGGAACTGGATGCCCAGGAACCTTCAAAACCAGCAAAAGCCAACGGTAGCTCGGGGAAAGCCAAGGGCCCCGCAGGCAAGGGAGGCAATGTGATTCTTGGGAAATCCATTCCCTTAAACACGGAAATCACCAAACTTTCCGACTTGGAAGAACACCATGATAAGGTCACCGTGGATGTGGAAGTCTTTGATTTTGAATACAAGGAACTGCGAAGCGGGAAGAAGGTCTACATCCTACAGACCACGGACTATTCCAACTCCATTACCGTAAAATTCTTTGAAGGAAAGAAAATGTCCGTGGTACCGGAAGAGGTCATCAACAAAGGGGATACCTTCTGGATTCGGGGAGACATCGTCTTTGATAAATTTCTGAAGGAAAATATTTTAATGGCCTGGGATATCAACACGGTTAAAAAAATCGTCAAGGGAGACGAGTCCAAGGAAAAGCGGGTGGAACTCCACCTTCATACCCAGATGTCCTCCATGGACGGCATGACCAATATCTCCAGAATGGTTAAGCGGGCCAAGGAATGGGGCCATAAAGCCATTGCCGTAACCGACCACGGAGTTTTGCAGGCCTTTCCCGAAGCTATGGGGGCCGCAAAAGAGCACGATATGAAAGTGATTTACGGACTGGAGGGCTACGTGGTCAATGACAGTGAGCCCTTAGTTACGGGAGAGATGAGCCATCATTTTGACCAGGACTTTGTGGTGTTTGACTTGGAGACCACGGGACTTTCCAGCAACAATGACGGGATTACGGAAATTGCCGGAGTGAAAATCCGTGGGGGCGAAATCATCGACACCTTTTCCAGCCTGGTCAATCCCGAAAAAAACATTTCTCCGAAGATTACGGAAATTACGGGGATTACCAATGAAATGGTTCGGCATGAACGAACCGTCGACCAGGTACTGCCCGAGTTTTTAAAGTTTGCCCAGGGCAGCTGCCTGGTGGCTCACAACGCGGACTTTGATATGGGATTTGTCCGGGGGAAGGCCAAAAAACTCGGTTTAACCGTGGAAAATTCCGTAGCCGACACCCTGACTTTGTCCAGAGTCCTATTAAAGGACTTAAAACGGCATAAATTGAATTTAGTGGCCAAGCACCTGGACGTGCCCCTGGAAAATCATCACCGGGCCCTGGACGATGCCGAGGCCACGGGGAAAATATTTATTAAGCTGATGAATCGAATGAAGGAACAGGGAATTGAGACCCTGGGGGCTATCAACGACCAACTGGGGAAAAGAGTGGATTTTAAAAAGAGCCGCTCCTACCATATTGTCATTCTTGCAAAGAATTTACAGGGGCTGAAAAACCTGTATCAACTGGTTTCCGCCTCCCATATTGACTATTTTTATAAAAAGCCCCGGATTCCCAAAAGTCTGATTCGTAAACATCGGGAGGGACTGATTTTAGGGACCGCCTGCGAGGCCGGAGAGCTCTACCAAAGCATTCTCAAAAACGATCCCCCGGAAAAAGTGGCGGCAATTGCCAAGGAATACGACTTTTTAGAGGTCCAGCCCCTGGAGAACAATCGTTTTTTAGTGGATAAAGGATTTTTACGATCCACGGGAGAGCTGGAGAATATCAACAAGCGCATCATCGCCTTGGGAGACAAGCATGATAAACCGGTGGTGGCCACGGGAGACGTGCACTTTTTAAACAAAGAGGACGAGGTCTACCGAAGGGTACTGATGACCGGGCAGGGCTTTGACGACGCCGATAAACAGCCTCCTCTGCATTTTAAAACCACGGAGGAAATGCTTAGAGACTTTTCCTATCTTCCCGGGGAAAAGGCGAAGGAAATTGTCATTGAAAATCCGTCAATGATTGCGGATTCCGTGGAAGCCATCAAACCCATACCGGAAGGAACCTTTCCTCCGGAGATTGAAGGCTCCGAGGAAAACCTGAGGGAAATGTGTTATAACAAAGCCAAACGGATTTACGGGGATCCCGTGCCGGAGCTGGTGATCAACCGACTGGACCAGGAGTTGAATTCGATTATTTCCAACGGTTATGCCGTACTCTATGTAATTTCCCAGAAACTGGTGACCAAATCCCTGGAGGACGGTTACCTAGTAGGGTCCCGGGGGTCCGTAGGGTCGTCTTTTGCCGCCACCATGAGCGATATCACCGAGGTCAATCCCCTGCCTCCCCATTACGTCTGCGACCGTTGTCAGCACTCGGAGTTTTTCACCGACGGCTCCTACGCCTCGGGCTTTGACCTGCCGGATAAGCAGTGTCCGAAGTGCGAACACGAGCTGACCAAGGAAGGCCATGATATTCCCTTTGAAGTCTTCCTCGGTTTTGAGGGAGACAAGGAGCCGGATATTGATTTGAACTTCGCCGGAGAATACCAAAGCGTGGCCCATCAATACACCGAGGACCTCTTCGGTAAGGGCAAGGTTTTTCGGGCGGGGACCATCGGCACCATCGCCGACAAAACCGCCTACGGATTTATTCGTAAATATTTAGACGAAAAGGAGATCATCTCCAACCGTGCGGAGATCAACCGCCTGGTAAGCGGCTGCACCGGGGTAAAACGCACCTCGGGACAGCACCCCGGCGGGGTTATGATTGTCCCTAGGGATAAGGACATTCATGATTTCTGTCCCATACAGTATCCCGCCAATGATTCCAAATCCGGGATCATTACCACTCATTTTGATTACAACGCCATCAGCGGCCGGCTGTTAAAGCTGGATATACTAGGCCATGACGGACCCACGGTAATTAAAATGCTGGAAGATTTAACCGGCACCGACGCCCTGAAATGGCCCCTGGATGAGGCCAAGGTTCTGAGCCTTTTTACCGGCACCAAGGAAATCGGTGTGGATCCCAAGGAGCTGGGGTGCCCTGTAGGGACCTTAGGGATTCCCGAGTTCGGAACGAAATTCGTACGGCAGATGCTGGTGGATACTCAGCCCACCACCTTCGGAGAACTGGTCCGGATCAGTGGACTGTCCCACGGGACCGACGTATGGCTCAATAACGCCCAGGATCTGGTTCGTAAGGAAGTGGTGGAACTGAAGGATGTAATCTCCACCCGGGATGACATTATGAACTATCTGATCCTGAAGGGACTGCCTTCAAAGCTTTCCTTTAAGATTATGGAAAAGGTCCGTAAGGGCAAAGGAATTACCGAGGAGGAAGAGGCTACCATGGTGGAAAATCAGGTACCCGACTGGTACATCGACTCCTGTAAAAAGATCAAGTACATGTTTCCGAAGGCCCATGCGGCGGCCTATGTGATGATGTCCTTTCGAATTGCCTGCTATAAGGTGTACCATCCTGAAGCCTTCTACGCCACCTACTTTACCACGAAAGCCGAGGATTTTGATGCAGGGCTGGTGGTCAAAGGGGTGGAGGCCATGAAGGAACGGATCAAGGAAATTGAAAGTATGGGCAACGACGCCACGGCCAAGGAGAAAAACCTGCTCACCGTACTGGAGGTTTCCCTGGAGATGTACCTTCGGGGAATCGAGCTACTGCCTGTGGATCTTTACAAGTCCGATTCCGATCGATTTCAGGTCCTTGAGGGCAAACTCCTGCCGCCCCTGAAATCCCTGCAGGGAGTCGGGGAG
- the ispG gene encoding flavodoxin-dependent (E)-4-hydroxy-3-methylbut-2-enyl-diphosphate synthase: MRRQTKKVQCGHLHIGGDAPISIQSMTTTDTRDVRATVAQIHALEEVGCDIVRVAVPDMAAAKALGAIKEEIHIPLVADIHFDYRLALEAMEQGVDKLRLNPGNIGDKSRVQQVVQKAKEKNIPIRIGVNAGSISEKIIEKHGGITAEAMVDSAVEHIKILEAMDFRDIVISLKAHDVALTLEAYEKISEVVDYPLHLGITEAGTRWAGTIKSSLGIGAMLLKGLGDTLRVSLTGEPTEEVEVGKEILKAAGIRKTGLTLISCPTCGRCNIDLINLATRVEKALKNVEKPIEVAIMGCAVNGPGEAKGADIGIAGGQGSALLFRKGEIIRKIPESEIEEQLLAEIEKL; this comes from the coding sequence ATGAGACGACAAACGAAAAAGGTTCAATGCGGGCATCTTCATATCGGTGGAGATGCCCCGATTTCCATACAATCCATGACCACCACCGATACCCGGGATGTAAGAGCCACCGTGGCCCAGATCCATGCCTTAGAGGAAGTAGGCTGTGACATCGTTCGGGTGGCGGTACCGGATATGGCGGCGGCCAAGGCCCTGGGGGCCATAAAAGAAGAAATTCATATTCCCCTGGTGGCGGACATTCACTTTGATTACCGCCTGGCCTTAGAGGCCATGGAACAAGGGGTGGACAAACTGCGGCTGAACCCGGGAAATATCGGGGACAAAAGCCGGGTACAGCAGGTGGTACAAAAAGCCAAGGAGAAAAACATTCCCATTCGCATCGGCGTCAATGCCGGATCCATCAGTGAGAAAATCATCGAAAAGCACGGCGGCATTACGGCGGAAGCCATGGTGGACAGCGCCGTGGAACACATAAAAATCTTAGAGGCCATGGATTTTAGGGACATTGTCATCTCCCTAAAGGCCCACGACGTGGCCCTGACTCTGGAAGCTTATGAAAAGATCAGCGAAGTGGTGGATTATCCCCTGCACCTGGGTATTACCGAGGCGGGAACCCGATGGGCGGGGACGATAAAATCCTCCCTGGGGATCGGCGCCATGCTCTTAAAAGGTCTTGGAGACACCCTTCGGGTATCCCTTACGGGAGAGCCCACGGAGGAAGTGGAAGTGGGCAAGGAAATTTTAAAGGCCGCGGGGATACGGAAAACCGGATTGACCTTGATATCCTGTCCCACCTGCGGACGGTGCAATATTGATTTAATTAATCTCGCCACCCGGGTAGAAAAAGCCCTGAAAAATGTGGAAAAACCCATTGAAGTAGCGATTATGGGCTGCGCGGTGAACGGTCCCGGAGAAGCCAAGGGAGCGGATATCGGTATTGCAGGAGGCCAGGGCAGCGCCCTGCTTTTTCGAAAAGGGGAAATTATTCGGAAAATCCCCGAATCGGAAATTGAAGAGCAGTTATTAGCGGAGATTGAAAAGCTTTAG